A window of Lodderomyces beijingensis strain CBS 14171 genome assembly, chromosome: 1 contains these coding sequences:
- a CDS encoding 60S ribosomal protein uL2, protein MGRVIRNQRKGAGSIFTSHTRLRKGAAKLRTLDYAERHGYIRGVVKQIIHDPGRGAPLAKVAFRDPYRYKLREETFIANEGVYTGQFIYAGKKASLNVGNILPLGACPEGTIVSNVEEKIGDRGALGRTSGNYVIIIGHNPDENKTRVKLPSGAKKIISSDARGVIGVVAGGGRIDKPLLKAGRAYHKYKVKRNSWPKTRGVAMNPVDHPHGGGNHQHIGKASTISRGAVSGQKAGLIAARRTGLLRGTQKTSD, encoded by the exons ATGG GTAGAGTCATTCGTAATCAAAGAAAAGGTGCTGGTTCCATTTTCACTTCTCACACCAGATTGAGAAAAGGTGCAGCCAAGTTGAGAACCTTGGACTATGCCGAACGCCACGGATACATCCGTGGTGTCGTCAAGCAAATCATCCACGATCCAGGTAGAGGTGCTCCATTGGCCAAGGTTGCATTCAGAGACCCATACAGATACAAATTGAGAGAAGAAACGTTTATCGCCAACGAAGGTGTCTACACCGGTCAGTTTATCTATGCTGGTAAGAAGGCCTCCTTGAATGTCGGTAACATTTTGCCCTTGGGTGCCTGCCCAGAAGGTACCATTGTCTCCAAcgttgaggaaaaaattgGTGACAGAGGTGCCTTGGGTAGAACCTCCGGTAACTACGTGATCATCATTGGGCACAACCCAGATGAAAACAAGACAAGAGTCAAATTGCCTTCAGGTGCCAAGAAGATCATCTCCTCCGACGCTAGAGGTGtcattggtgttgttgccggtggtggtagAATCGATAAACCATTGTTGAAGGCCGGTAGAGCTTACCACAAATACAAGGTGAAGAGAAACTCATGGCCAAAGACCAGAGGTGTCGCTATGAACCCAGTTGATCACCCtcacggtggtggtaaccATCAGCACATTGGTAAGGCCTCCACTATTTCTAGAGGTGCTGTTTCTGGTCAAAAAGCTGGTTTAATTGCTGCTAGAAGAACTGGTTTGTTGCGTGGTACTCAAAAGACTTCCGATTAA
- a CDS encoding 60S ribosomal protein eL8: MTQPSKKVAPAPFATKTKGSTAPKNPLVESSPKNFGIGQSIQPKRNLSRFVKWPEYVRLQRQKKILSLRLKVPPAIAQFNQTLDKNTAAQTFKLFNKYRPETASEKKERLTKEAAAVAEGKSAKDASPKPVVVKYGLNHVVSLIENRKAKLVLIANDVDPIELVVFLPALCKKMGVPYAIVKGKARLGTLVHKKTSSVAALTEVSSADESELSKLISTIDANYLQKYEENKKHWGGGVMGSKANDKIAKKAKAIATAA; this comes from the coding sequence ATGACACAGCCTTCCAAGAAAGTTGCTCCAGCTCCGTTTGCTACCAAAACTAAAGGTTCTACTGCTCCAAAAAACCCTTTGGTTGAGTCTAGTCCAAAGAACTTTGGTATTGGTCAGTCGATCCAACCAAAGAGAAACTTGTCGAGATTCGTCAAGTGGCCCGAATATGTCAGATTacaaagacaaaagaaGATTCTCTCGTTGAGGTTGAAGGTGCCACCAGCAATTGCCCAGTTCAACCAAACTTTGGACAAGAACACTGCTGCTCAAACTTTCaagcttttcaacaagtacagACCAGAAACCGCATctgaaaagaaggaaagattGACCAAGGAAGCCGCAGCTGTTGCTGAGGGTAAGTCTGCTAAGGATGCGTCACCTAAACCCGTTGTCGTCAAGTACGGTTTGAACCACGTTGTTtccttgattgaaaacagAAAGGCTAAATTGGTTTTGATTGCCAACGACGTCGACCCTATTGAATtggttgtctttttgcCAGCTTTATGTAAGAAGATGGGTGTCCCATACGCTATCGTCAAGGGTAAGGCCAGATTGGGAACTTTGGTCCACAAAAAGACCTCATCCGTTGCTGCTTTAACCGAAGTTTCATCCGCTGACGAATCAGAGTTATCTAAGTTGATTTCTACTATCGATGCAAACTACTTGCAGAAATACgaagagaacaagaaacactggggtggtggtgttaTGGGCTCAAAGGCTAAcgacaagattgccaaAAAGGCCAAGGCTATTGCCACAGCTGCTTGA
- a CDS encoding 60S ribosomal protein eL29, whose protein sequence is MCNNDVDQQGGLMAKSKNHTNHNQTKKAHKNGIKKPKTYKYPSLKGVDSKFRRNHRYALHGTAKALAKARSESS, encoded by the exons ATGTGCAACAACGACGTCGATCAGCAGGGTGGCCTA ATGGCTAAAAGTAAGAACCACACAAACCACAACCAGACCAAAAAGGCTCACAAGAACGGTATCAAGAAGCCAAAGACCTACAAGTACCCTTCTTTGAAAGGTGTTGACTCAAAATTCAGAAGAAACCACAGATACGCTTTGCACGGTACCGCCAAGGCCTTGGCCAAAGCCAGATCTGAGTCTTCTTAA